CTTCCTGGCGGCCCTGCTCGCCGCCATCCTCCCCTGGCTCGAACTGGGCTGCGGCCTGGCGCTGCTGCTCAACCGCGGCGTGGCCGGCGCAACCCTGCTCGTCGCCGGGATGAACCTGCTCTTCATCCTCGCCATCACGGCGGCGCTGGCCCGGGGACTCGATATCTCCTGCGGCTGCTTTTCCACCTCCGGCGCGGGCAGCCGTGTCGGGGTGACGCGTCTGCTCGAAGACCTCGGGCTGCTGATCGCCGCCGTCTGGCTCTACCTGCGCGCCATCGCAGCGCCGCGTCCGGATTTCGCCTGAGCCGGTGCAAGCGCGCCGGCTCAGCACCGGGGAACCGGATATCCCTTAAACCACCACCAGCTGCATGTAATCGCGGATTGCGAGCGGCCGGGTGCCCAGCGCCCAGGTCGCCTCGATCAGCCGCTCCCGCTGCTCCGCCCCCATCACCGCCTCCGCATTGGCCGTAAATTTGGCGACCACCTCCGCATCGCTCATCGGATTCTCAGGGCTGCCCTTGGCATGGTCCACCTGGGCTGTATGCGTCCGCCCGGCGGTATCGGTGATCTCGACAATCGCCCGTTTGGTCCCCGGAAAAAGCCGGTCGATCTCCGCATCCGCCACTACCTTGATCTTGCCCAGCATGCTCCAGATGCGCGGATCGGCAAGCTTTTCCTCGCTGAAGGAGGAGGGGAGGACATGGCCGTCCACCAGGGCCGCGGCGATGCAATAGGGAAGACTGTGGTCGGCGGTCTCCTTGGTCGTCGGCTTGTATTTGCTCGGATCGGAGAGGATGTCCGCTCCGCGGGTGGTGGTCCGCACCAGGACGCGAGCGATCGTGGCCTCGGTCAGCTGCTGTTGTTCGCGCAATTCGAGCGCTGCGGAGATCGCTTGATGGGTGAGGGCCTCGGTGGGGAAAGGCTTGTAGCCGCATTCGGTGATGAGCCATTTCTCGCCCAGACCATCGAGCAGCGCCTCAGTCGACCACTTTACGTTGTGGAGGACGTGAAAGAGGCCCTCTTTGCCCTCGATCACCTCGACCGGTCCGGTGTAGTTTTCGGCGGCCAGCAAGGCCGCGGCGACGCCCGCGGCGGTGGCCATCGGATCGGCGGTGTTTTTCATATTGGTGAGGTGGCCGGCGACCACGCCGCCGAGAGTGAAATGGCTTGAACCGCTGATGCCTGCGGCGGCCACGGTCTGTTCTTCTGACAGACCAAGCAGGCGGGCGGCGACGAAGGGGGAGACGAACTGGGTGAGGGTGGCGTGATGCCAGCCGACCTCGCGCACGCCGGGCGTTGCGGCAAGGCACCAGCGCATCTCCAGTTCGTAGGCGATGAGGATGCCGGCGATGAGATCGCGGGCATCGCGGCCGGCCTTTTCGCCGGCGGCCAGAGCGGCCGGGATGATATCGGAGGGATGGCTCGGGTCCTGCTTCCAGTAAATGTCGTTATAGTCGATGGCGCGGATCAGGAGGCTGTTCATCAGTGCGGCGTTGGGGGCGTTGGTGCGCAGGCCGCTGCCGATAAGCGTGGCGTCCGGCGTTCCGCCCAGCTTTTCGATGAAGCGATGCGCGGCGCGCATGTCCTCATTGCCGAGGGCGGCCAGGGCGCAGCCGAAGCTGTCGAGCAGAAAGCGGCGCGCCTCCTTGCGGGCGGGTTCGGGGATGGCGTCATAGTGCAGACCGAGGGCGAAGCGGGCCATTTGTCGCGTGATGCTCATGGGGGCTCTCCTTGTACAATGGAATGTGGCAGTATTCAGGCGGGCTAATTTAATAAAGCTGCGGGAGAAAGCAAAGAAAAAGCGCCTCAGGGCGTGCGCGCCGCTCTCCGCTCGCTTGGCCTGGTCCGGCTCAGGCCGACAGGGCCGGCGCTGGCCCGGCCTCGACTCAGCGCCGGGCCGCCACCACCAGGTTCGGCGAGGTCCCGTCCGCAAAGCTTGCCCGCTGCAGATCGCCATAGATCTCGAGGTCGCCGAATCCGGCCTCACCCAGCGCCGCTTCCACCTCCGGCCGCTGCCATGGATAGAGCGGAACACTCTGCAACCGGTGTCCGGGCGGCCGCTGTGCCCAGTCGATCTCGAGGATATTAAAGCGCAGCAGGGGCTCGCCGAAATCGTAGAAGCGGATGAATTCGCGTTCTCCCTCGCGGCTGAGGCCGATCACCCGCCGCTGCCAGGCCAGAACAAGCGTGTAATTAATCAGCTGGAGAAGCAGATGGCCGCCGGGCGCCAGCAGACGGTGAAATCCGCTCAAGGCTGCGCTGAGCGCGCCGGCATCGAGCAGATGCGGCAGCGAATTGCCGAGGCATAGCACAAGATCATAGGGGGGGGCGACCGCCTGATCGAGGCGCTCCATGGCGGCCTCGACCCAGCGCACAGTCACCTTCTCCGCCGCGGCATGCCGGCGCGCTTGCGCCAGCATCTCCGGCGAGAGATCAGCGCCCGTCACCGCCACCCCCAGCTGCGCCAGGGCGATGGCGTGCAGTCCCGTGCCACAAGCGGCATCGAGGGCGCGCGAGAAACCGAAACGTTCCCGCCAGTGCGACAGCATCTCGCGTTCCCCCGGCAAGCGCGCGCCAAAACGCGTCATCGTGTCATACTGCACCGCCATCTCCCGGTAGAATGCGGCGGCATCGCGGCCGCTGACCCTATCCCTCGGCCTCCCCCGCCCGCTCCCGCTCCCACCCCGGGACGCACGCGTCGATACCGGCCCCGCACTTCGGCTCCCACCCGCCGGCTCTTTCTTCTCACCGCGGCTCACAGTCGCTCCTTTCCTGTTCCGTCAGACCTTGCAGAAATAGTTGCGGAAGAGATCCGTCTCCTCCTACAGGATCCAGACCGCAAAGCCTTTCTTGCCTACGGCCTCGAGCAGGTCATGCCGTTTGGTATCCTGGGTGATGGCCAGACTCATGGTTTACTCCTTCGCATAGCTGAGCAGGCGCTGGTCGCCGGTCAGCTGCCGTTTTCCGGTGAGGTCCTGCGTCACCTCCAGGGTGCCGAGATAGTCGCCCGCGGCATTGCGCAGAGCGAAATATTCGATATGAACGAATTTGCCGCCCACGGTGAGCCAGAAAGGAGCACGGCTCCGCCGGCCGCTGCGGAAATCGTCGAGGATTTGCTGCACGATATGCATCGATTTCGGGGGATGGCAGAGCTGCACCTTGCGGCCGATCACGGCGAGATTGCGCTCGAAGACCCGTTCGCGTCCCTCGGAGTAAA
This window of the bacterium genome carries:
- a CDS encoding class I SAM-dependent methyltransferase; the protein is MQYDTMTRFGARLPGEREMLSHWRERFGFSRALDAACGTGLHAIALAQLGVAVTGADLSPEMLAQARRHAAAEKVTVRWVEAAMERLDQAVAPPYDLVLCLGNSLPHLLDAGALSAALSGFHRLLAPGGHLLLQLINYTLVLAWQRRVIGLSREGEREFIRFYDFGEPLLRFNILEIDWAQRPPGHRLQSVPLYPWQRPEVEAALGEAGFGDLEIYGDLQRASFADGTSPNLVVAARR
- a CDS encoding MmgE/PrpD family protein; the encoded protein is MSITRQMARFALGLHYDAIPEPARKEARRFLLDSFGCALAALGNEDMRAAHRFIEKLGGTPDATLIGSGLRTNAPNAALMNSLLIRAIDYNDIYWKQDPSHPSDIIPAALAAGEKAGRDARDLIAGILIAYELEMRWCLAATPGVREVGWHHATLTQFVSPFVAARLLGLSEEQTVAAAGISGSSHFTLGGVVAGHLTNMKNTADPMATAAGVAAALLAAENYTGPVEVIEGKEGLFHVLHNVKWSTEALLDGLGEKWLITECGYKPFPTEALTHQAISAALELREQQQLTEATIARVLVRTTTRGADILSDPSKYKPTTKETADHSLPYCIAAALVDGHVLPSSFSEEKLADPRIWSMLGKIKVVADAEIDRLFPGTKRAIVEITDTAGRTHTAQVDHAKGSPENPMSDAEVVAKFTANAEAVMGAEQRERLIEATWALGTRPLAIRDYMQLVVV
- a CDS encoding MauE/DoxX family redox-associated membrane protein; the encoded protein is MSNPAGARLATLLRLGLAALFIYASLDKIAHPAAFAVAIGHYQMLPGFLAALLAAILPWLELGCGLALLLNRGVAGATLLVAGMNLLFILAITAALARGLDISCGCFSTSGAGSRVGVTRLLEDLGLLIAAVWLYLRAIAAPRPDFA